A single window of Ficedula albicollis isolate OC2 chromosome 8, FicAlb1.5, whole genome shotgun sequence DNA harbors:
- the LOC107603777 gene encoding E3 ubiquitin-protein ligase HECTD3-like: protein MRAGGEAPHQILGRLRFLLQCSECFRRAQALPPALCYVPREVQYKICKDPAAAAARSLLSVWDSPGPARGGKRAARATIEGRKGRSRCPER from the coding sequence ATGAGGGCGGGCGGGGAGGCACCGCACCAGATCCTGGGCCGGCTGCGgttcctgctgcagtgcagcGAGTGCTTCCGCCGCGCCCAGGCGCTGCCCCCCGCGCTCTGCTACGTGCCGCGGGAGGTGCAGTACAAGATCTGCAAGGACCCCGCGGCCGCCGCCGCCCGCAGCCTGCTCAGCGTGTGGGACAGCCCGGGGCCGGCGCGGGGCGGCAAGCGGGCGGCGCGGGCCACCATCGAGGGGCGGAAGGGCCGGAGCCGGTGTCCCGAGCGC